A region from the Engraulis encrasicolus isolate BLACKSEA-1 chromosome 18, IST_EnEncr_1.0, whole genome shotgun sequence genome encodes:
- the LOC134468651 gene encoding uncharacterized protein LOC134468651 — protein MMHFYVVQNRVIKKMVKVFLIQAGNTLGADKQFLQTLGEGATRLDIVLSKEECDVLLAFCPIVSRVGTDVEAAVKLIDSYFPRPQESTDVEASDPLLSSTPPGMVIVLHPTFDPDYVVPDTRRFVPSNFETVDGLFHEGELLDCDCNDNAYRVVSEFLKRHSKQPNPKPKHNNPKPKAKPKTSPDPSMNVCQRFMEDHPYYFLAGLLAVAVICLIIALVLMHSSGLI, from the exons ATGATGCACTTTTATGTCGTACAGAACAGAGTGATAAAGAAGATGGTGAAAGTATTTTTGATCCAAGCTGGGAACACTCTGGGTGCCGACAAACAGTTTTTGCAGACCTTGGGGGAAGGAGCGACCAGACTGGACATAGTGCTCAGCAAAGAGGAGTGTGATGTCCTACTTGCATTCTGTCCTATCGTCTCAAGAGTTGGAACAGACGTTGAAGCTGCCGTCAAATTAATCGACT CGTATTTTCCTCGTCCCCAAGAATCAACAGATGTGGAGGCATCAGACCCACTGCTGTCAT CCACACCTCCTGGAATGGTGATAGTGCTGCATCCGACCTTTGACCCAGACTATGTTGTGCCAGATACCAGACGATTTGTCCCTTCTAACTTCGAGACAGTGGACGGCTTGTTCCACGAGGGGGAGCTACTGGACTGTGACTGCAATGACAATGCCTACAGAGTCGTATCTGAGTTCCTAAAGAGGCACTCCAAACAACCCAACCCGAAACCCAAACACAACAATCCGAAACCAAAAGCCAAACCCAAAACCAGCCCCGATCCCAGTATGAATGTGTGCCAACGTTTTATGGAAGACCATCCTTACTATTTTTTGGCTGGGTTGCTTGCAGTAGCAGTCATATGTTTGATAATTGCGCTTGTGTTAATGCACTCATCAggtttaatttga